One region of Mucilaginibacter gotjawali genomic DNA includes:
- a CDS encoding energy transducer TonB translates to MLKPAFAAFLFLFLFNTTFAQKRDTLMYALKYPNQLVSTKDSADFFRMLLPPDTTVDKNLYVVQEFYKNGKLKLIGGSYTNAMNMVYHRGIISYFQNGHKKMIENYEDGEKSGSEVAYYPNGKVYTIEIYTPGKAPILQQCNDSTGKVLTENGNGKWIDYFDDEFKKNYVEGMVKNGQKDGRWNGVVRDSVPFVFVYKFNNVISSTMPTKTGVTHVEVDGQFPGGPQSFHRFINHFKQYPEGAKEAGIKGAVKIGFIVEGDGSLSNFRVLESLGYGCDEEAIRVIKSSPKWRPYQYDGMFLRHNYVVSVDFGPEGN, encoded by the coding sequence ATGTTAAAACCTGCCTTTGCCGCATTTTTGTTCCTGTTTTTGTTTAATACAACTTTTGCACAAAAAAGGGACACGCTTATGTATGCCCTGAAATATCCAAATCAATTGGTTTCTACTAAAGACAGCGCCGATTTTTTCAGAATGTTGCTGCCTCCGGACACGACGGTCGATAAGAACCTGTATGTTGTACAGGAGTTTTATAAAAATGGAAAGCTCAAGTTAATAGGTGGGTCGTATACCAATGCAATGAATATGGTTTACCATAGGGGCATTATTTCTTATTTTCAAAACGGGCACAAAAAAATGATTGAAAACTATGAAGACGGAGAAAAATCCGGGTCGGAGGTGGCGTATTACCCAAACGGAAAAGTATATACTATTGAAATTTACACACCGGGTAAGGCGCCTATTTTGCAGCAATGCAATGATTCTACGGGTAAGGTGTTAACTGAAAATGGGAATGGAAAATGGATAGATTATTTCGATGATGAATTTAAAAAGAATTATGTTGAGGGCATGGTAAAGAATGGCCAAAAAGATGGCCGCTGGAATGGTGTGGTTAGGGATTCAGTGCCCTTTGTGTTTGTTTATAAGTTTAACAATGTGATTTCTTCGACTATGCCGACCAAAACAGGCGTTACTCACGTTGAAGTCGACGGACAATTTCCAGGTGGCCCGCAATCTTTTCACAGATTTATTAATCATTTCAAGCAATATCCTGAAGGCGCTAAAGAAGCTGGTATTAAAGGTGCTGTTAAAATTGGTTTTATTGTTGAAGGTGACGGCAGTCTCAGCAATTTCAGAGTGTTAGAAAGTTTGGGATATGGATGTGACGAAGAAGCCATAAGGGTTATAAAATCATCGCCCAAATGGAGACCGTATCAGTATGATGGAATGTTTTTGCGACACAATTATGTCGTATCGGTTGATTTTGGGCCAGAGGGTAACTAA